The Neorhodopirellula lusitana DNA window TGGTCGCAACTCCGCGAGCAAGTTCAAACTCGTCTTGACGACCTCACCGAGCTAATCACGCAAGCGAAGTCACAGGGCATTGAAACCGAGTATGCCATGGTTTCGGTCGAAACCATCAAGGCGTTTCAAAATGCCGCTCAGTGGGACCACGACAACGTTGAAGAAGTACGTCGACTGTTCAAAACTTTTCGGTTCTTCCACAAAACCGATCCGACCGAGGCGGACAAGCTGGCGGGAAACGAGATGCAGGCATGCCTGCAAGTTGCCGACCACGCGATCGCCGAGCTGCATCAACAAATGGCGGGCGAACGGACACTGGCTGCCACCCCTGATTTTGCCGATGGGGACCTGTCGCTGGGGCCGGGATATTACCAACTCAATGGGGAGATTGTTTTTCCCTACACCATCGTCTGGCTGCCCAAAGTCGACAGCACGATGCCCGACGCTCTAGGCCGAATTGGGGAAACCTACTTTGCGTTGTCATCGCTAAAGCCCGATGGGACCTACGACAAATTTGCCTTGAAGCAGCGAGTCGATTCCGCTCGCATTCAAGCCGCTCAGCATTTCTCGCCTCTGTATCATTTCTGGGGACATATCCCGGCCAAGTGGATGATCAAACAGCATCCCGATGCGATGTTGGGTGGCCGCCGCTTCACTCAATATGACATCGACAACCCGCTCGTTCGAACCTGGGTCGAGCAGCTTTGCGAAGGGTTCTTGCCACCGGTCGCGGATGCTTACGGGGACAAGCCGTTGTTGTACCTGCTTGCCAATGAACCGCATTTTGCGACGGCCCAGGGCGGATGGTTGGTCAAGAACGGCCAGTCTTCATTCACGCAGGCAAAGTACCAACGTTGGCTAACCGAGAAGTACGGGCAGGTGGAGGAATTGAACGCCGCTCATCGAGCCACCTACCAAGATTTTGCATCGGTGGAGATGCCGTTCCCGATCCCACCAAAACTGCGCGGTGGTCCGGTTTGGTACGACTGGTGCCGCTTCAACATGGATCGCGTCAACGAGTGGTTCAGCTTCCTCAAAGCAACTAGCCAATCCGCGGTCGCCGGTCACGATGCACCGGTCACGATCAAGATGCTCGGTCATCACTTAGTCGACGGTCAGCGAGACCAGGGCATGGACATCGAATACCTGGTCAACCTGCAAGACGTCACCGGCGGCGACCTCCGCATTCAGCCACACGATGCGACGTTCTACACGCACCTGGAAGGGGGCCTGGATGCACAAACGAGTTGGACGTCTCGTTATTCCTATGATTGGGTTAGCCAGGGTCTCTTTCTTGACTTCGTGCGTTCACTGGCTCCCGAGAAGCCATTCTTCGACTCCGAGTGGCACGGCTTTGGTGCGGTCCATTGGCGACACTTCGAACTCGATCGCAACTATGTCCGAGCTGCATTGTGGCATGGTTTTTCCAACGGGATGGGAATGATCGAACCCTGGATGTGGGGACGGCAACCCGACGGCTCGATGCGTAATCAAGCCGATCAGATTGGTGAACTGGCGACGCAGCCGATCGCGGTGGACGCCTA harbors:
- a CDS encoding beta-galactosidase, with translation MLPLVLSTTRSLCVAIFAMVIVGFGLPSVPTQANDQPTWSQLREQVQTRLDDLTELITQAKSQGIETEYAMVSVETIKAFQNAAQWDHDNVEEVRRLFKTFRFFHKTDPTEADKLAGNEMQACLQVADHAIAELHQQMAGERTLAATPDFADGDLSLGPGYYQLNGEIVFPYTIVWLPKVDSTMPDALGRIGETYFALSSLKPDGTYDKFALKQRVDSARIQAAQHFSPLYHFWGHIPAKWMIKQHPDAMLGGRRFTQYDIDNPLVRTWVEQLCEGFLPPVADAYGDKPLLYLLANEPHFATAQGGWLVKNGQSSFTQAKYQRWLTEKYGQVEELNAAHRATYQDFASVEMPFPIPPKLRGGPVWYDWCRFNMDRVNEWFSFLKATSQSAVAGHDAPVTIKMLGHHLVDGQRDQGMDIEYLVNLQDVTGGDLRIQPHDATFYTHLEGGLDAQTSWTSRYSYDWVSQGLFLDFVRSLAPEKPFFDSEWHGFGAVHWRHFELDRNYVRAALWHGFSNGMGMIEPWMWGRQPDGSMRNQADQIGELATQPIAVDAYGRTMKELNAFASLFAAAGTPTQRRFMLFYCEESAIQNAGYAEQLSTTYESLKLLNASIGLTTPTHIKQLNVQQQVVIVPPTPFISDASLQRLQDFQGAGGHIVLVDADQSLHRTEMGSPREGDIAIRPVASLAMAEPFQLASRFEKVLEPFRVAQPLQVSITNAKGEKRFGVFAQQVTEPKTNRLYVILNNASRESLTVTIRPRHSPTTNHADAPVRSGSSGNLDAASKTSITLSDAITQQPIESPILLNEYDVRLIEVKQ